Proteins from a single region of Belliella baltica DSM 15883:
- a CDS encoding IS1595 family transposase has product MNILKFEERFPDEESCISFFKAKREQEGVVCKKCEEKEHYWLHSKSMFQCKSCGFRTSLKSGTVMENSNLSLRKWLMAMTFFSATKQGFTALELQRQMGFTRYQTVFDLCHKIRVIMGKRDDQYKLEDMVEYDEAYITKSTSAQKKKNLNRGRGTQQKSTVAVMAESTILEDPKTKKLTKSCRYFKMKKIEDLKAKTAEKLIKDFINKDAVLQTDDSTTYAKFEDFVDVHVTELSSTKEGRFNLKWAHTAISNLKSDLRKYKMISERRLQNYIDEFCYKLNRRYFGERLFDRLIIASIQPYWQSSG; this is encoded by the coding sequence ATGAATATTTTGAAGTTTGAAGAGCGCTTTCCAGATGAAGAATCCTGTATTAGCTTTTTCAAAGCTAAACGAGAGCAGGAAGGCGTGGTTTGCAAAAAGTGCGAGGAAAAAGAGCACTATTGGCTTCACAGTAAAAGTATGTTTCAATGCAAAAGTTGTGGATTCCGTACCAGTTTGAAAAGTGGAACTGTGATGGAAAATAGCAATCTGTCACTTCGTAAGTGGTTGATGGCCATGACCTTCTTTAGTGCCACTAAGCAGGGGTTTACCGCTCTTGAACTCCAGCGACAAATGGGGTTTACTCGCTACCAAACCGTCTTTGATTTATGCCATAAGATTCGTGTCATAATGGGTAAGCGGGATGATCAATATAAGCTCGAAGACATGGTAGAATATGATGAAGCTTACATCACCAAGTCAACCTCAGCCCAGAAAAAGAAGAATCTCAATCGGGGCCGAGGAACTCAGCAGAAGTCCACAGTGGCTGTGATGGCTGAATCAACCATTCTTGAGGATCCTAAGACAAAGAAGTTAACCAAAAGCTGCCGCTACTTCAAGATGAAGAAGATTGAGGACTTAAAGGCTAAAACGGCAGAGAAACTGATTAAAGACTTCATCAATAAAGATGCTGTTCTTCAAACCGATGATAGTACCACTTACGCTAAATTTGAGGACTTCGTGGATGTCCATGTCACCGAATTATCTTCAACAAAAGAGGGTAGATTCAACCTTAAATGGGCTCATACAGCAATCAGTAACCTCAAAAGTGATCTTAGAAAGTATAAAATGATATCAGAAAGAAGGCTTCAGAACTACATCGACGAGTTTTGCTACAAACTAAACCGAAGATACTTTGGAGAAAGACTCTTTGACCGACTTATTATTGCTTCTATCCAACCCTACTGGCAAAGTAGCGGATAA
- a CDS encoding YbjQ family protein, with the protein MIVSTTNSLEGYEITAYLGIVSGETIIGANIFKDFFASITDIVGGRSSAYEKVLREAKATAMAEMEMQARAFGGNAIVGVDLDYETIREGMLMVTASGTAVKIVKKEA; encoded by the coding sequence ATGATTGTATCTACAACAAACTCCTTAGAAGGATATGAAATCACAGCTTATTTGGGAATAGTTTCTGGAGAAACGATAATCGGAGCCAATATTTTCAAGGATTTTTTCGCCAGCATTACCGATATTGTCGGTGGTCGCTCTTCTGCTTATGAAAAAGTCTTGAGAGAAGCAAAAGCAACTGCTATGGCAGAGATGGAAATGCAAGCTAGAGCTTTTGGAGGCAATGCTATCGTAGGCGTTGACCTCGATTATGAAACTATCAGGGAAGGAATGCTGATGGTGACAGCCAGTGGCACAGCAGTGAAAATAGTAAAAAAGGAAGCTTAG
- a CDS encoding NYN domain-containing protein: MNTDIKLAVLIDADNVPSGQVKEMMEEIAKYGNPTIKRIYGDWTKPQLSKWKNVLLENAINPIQQYGYTTGKNATDSAMIIDAMDILYSEKVNGFCLVSSDSDFTKLATRLREAGMTVIGLGEKKTPEPFIVACDKFIYLEILRKEPDNQEEQRGEKHNRPQVDKINPKLINLIAATVGDLADDEGWAFMGDVGNLLQKKQPNFDSRNYGYQKLTPLISAIERFEVEQRENQKGRFKLIYVRDKVG, encoded by the coding sequence ATGAATACTGACATAAAACTAGCCGTATTGATTGATGCCGATAATGTACCATCAGGTCAAGTCAAAGAAATGATGGAGGAAATTGCCAAATATGGAAATCCAACTATAAAAAGGATTTATGGTGACTGGACAAAACCACAGTTGAGCAAATGGAAGAATGTTTTATTGGAAAATGCCATCAATCCTATTCAGCAATATGGCTATACGACTGGAAAAAATGCTACAGACTCTGCCATGATTATTGATGCAATGGATATATTATATTCTGAAAAAGTCAATGGATTTTGTCTTGTATCTAGTGATAGTGATTTTACAAAATTGGCAACTAGGCTTCGTGAAGCAGGTATGACAGTGATTGGGTTAGGGGAGAAAAAGACACCAGAACCTTTTATTGTTGCCTGTGATAAATTCATCTATTTGGAAATTTTGCGCAAGGAGCCAGATAATCAAGAAGAACAAAGAGGGGAGAAGCACAATAGACCTCAAGTTGATAAGATCAATCCAAAATTAATCAATTTAATTGCCGCTACAGTCGGAGATTTGGCCGACGATGAAGGATGGGCATTTATGGGAGATGTTGGTAATTTGCTCCAAAAGAAGCAACCAAATTTTGATTCAAGAAACTATGGATATCAAAAGTTGACACCATTGATCTCAGCTATCGAAAGATTCGAAGTAGAGCAAAGAGAAAACCAAAAGGGTAGATTTAAGTTAATCTATGTGAGAGATAAGGTTGGATGA
- a CDS encoding BamA/TamA family outer membrane protein → MKIKSVYILSFGFLLAFSEACSVKKFIPEDERLYIGAELSLKSEESLKDFKEVKTELEGLVRPEPNTKILGMYFGLWAHYKGSKEKPGFINRFLKKKLGEEPVYFSKVDPGKTEELIINRLENKGFFYSSATSEVNRGEKFASINYQVNVTKPYTLRNFKIDRDSLEIDKEIKTLMEETELKEGNRFDLSLLKNERERLDEALKDLGYYNFNANYLIFEADTNVSDKREFDLFLRLKSNTPSNGVIPYVVNNIRIFPNYSVMDEEGKIDTVTIDGKDFIQGVEVFKPELLEQYVLLEKGALYSPKKSRLTSNRLSSIGNYRFVNLRYDELEDSVTKGNLDANIYLSPLNKRSIRVELQGVSKSNNFAGPALNVIYRNRNLFHGGETLNLTAKFAYENQLAGGQLSGLNSIELGLKADLIFPRVVFFIPIKERFSYSVPKTKMSLGTEYQSRGGLYRLNTFSANYGYYWNANRFVYHEINPISLNLVNLTRTSPEFEQILDNNPFLRRSFEQQFIAGINYTFNYNKLSDRFRTHGIFFGAGLDLAGNGFNLANTFLGTEQGTFLGLNYAQYARGDLDLRYYWRPNQKHTIATRIFGGLGLPYGNSESLPFVKQFFAGGPNSVRAFRIRGLGPGTYRPEQVSLGSFFDQAGDVRLEGNIEYRFPLVSVLKGALFVDAGNVWLVNENEALPGGKFTSNWWNEMAVGAGFGARIDIEFFVIRFDLATPLRVPYLPENERWGNTFDIKSRTWRRENLIFNFAIGYPF, encoded by the coding sequence ATGAAGATTAAATCCGTTTACATATTGAGTTTTGGTTTTTTACTAGCTTTTAGTGAGGCTTGTAGTGTGAAGAAATTCATACCTGAAGACGAGCGATTATATATAGGGGCGGAATTGAGTTTAAAATCAGAAGAATCTTTGAAAGATTTTAAAGAAGTCAAAACTGAGCTGGAAGGATTGGTGAGGCCAGAACCAAACACCAAGATTTTGGGAATGTATTTTGGACTTTGGGCACATTATAAAGGAAGTAAAGAAAAGCCTGGCTTTATCAATAGGTTTTTGAAAAAGAAGTTAGGAGAAGAACCTGTTTATTTTAGCAAAGTAGACCCAGGTAAGACGGAAGAGTTAATAATCAATAGATTAGAAAACAAAGGGTTTTTTTATTCTTCGGCAACTTCAGAAGTGAATCGAGGCGAAAAGTTTGCTTCTATTAATTATCAAGTAAATGTAACCAAACCCTATACACTTAGAAACTTCAAGATTGATCGGGATTCCTTAGAAATAGACAAGGAGATAAAGACCTTAATGGAGGAAACTGAATTGAAAGAAGGAAATCGATTTGACCTTTCTTTATTGAAAAACGAAAGAGAAAGACTCGACGAGGCATTAAAAGATCTTGGATATTATAACTTCAATGCGAATTATCTCATTTTTGAAGCAGATACAAATGTTAGTGATAAAAGAGAGTTTGACTTATTTTTAAGATTAAAATCAAACACTCCAAGCAATGGTGTAATTCCTTATGTGGTGAATAACATTAGAATTTTCCCTAATTACTCTGTGATGGACGAGGAAGGAAAAATCGATACAGTTACCATAGATGGGAAGGACTTTATTCAAGGGGTGGAAGTTTTTAAGCCTGAGCTTTTGGAGCAATATGTTTTATTGGAAAAAGGTGCTCTATATTCCCCCAAAAAATCAAGATTGACAAGTAATAGATTGAGCTCAATAGGCAACTACAGGTTTGTCAATTTGCGATATGATGAATTGGAGGATAGTGTTACTAAAGGGAATTTAGATGCCAATATCTACCTGTCTCCGCTGAACAAGCGATCAATTAGAGTCGAGCTCCAAGGTGTATCAAAATCAAACAATTTTGCTGGGCCAGCATTGAATGTTATTTACAGAAATAGGAATTTGTTTCATGGAGGTGAGACACTCAATCTTACAGCCAAATTTGCTTACGAAAACCAACTTGCAGGCGGACAGCTTTCAGGTTTGAATTCAATCGAATTAGGTTTGAAAGCCGATTTGATTTTCCCTAGAGTAGTTTTTTTCATTCCTATAAAAGAGCGGTTTAGCTATTCAGTTCCGAAAACGAAAATGAGTTTGGGAACAGAATATCAGAGTAGGGGTGGACTATATCGTCTAAATACCTTTTCAGCAAACTATGGCTATTATTGGAATGCCAATAGATTTGTCTATCACGAAATCAATCCAATCAGTTTAAACTTGGTCAATCTCACTAGAACTTCACCTGAATTCGAGCAGATTTTGGATAACAATCCTTTTCTAAGAAGAAGTTTTGAGCAACAGTTTATTGCTGGGATCAATTATACATTTAATTATAACAAGTTGTCCGACAGGTTTCGAACGCATGGAATCTTCTTTGGCGCAGGGCTTGATTTGGCAGGCAACGGATTCAATCTAGCTAACACATTTTTGGGAACAGAACAGGGAACTTTCTTGGGATTGAATTATGCACAATATGCGAGAGGGGATTTGGATTTGAGATATTATTGGAGACCAAATCAGAAACATACGATAGCTACGAGAATTTTTGGTGGATTGGGTTTGCCTTATGGAAATTCAGAATCTTTACCATTTGTAAAGCAGTTTTTTGCGGGAGGACCGAATAGTGTCCGTGCATTTAGAATTAGAGGTCTGGGACCAGGTACATATAGGCCAGAGCAAGTGAGTTTGGGATCTTTTTTCGATCAAGCGGGAGATGTTCGACTTGAAGGAAACATTGAGTATAGGTTTCCACTAGTTTCAGTGTTAAAAGGAGCGTTGTTTGTAGATGCAGGAAATGTATGGTTGGTAAATGAAAATGAAGCTCTTCCTGGCGGCAAATTTACCTCAAACTGGTGGAATGAAATGGCTGTTGGAGCAGGGTTTGGTGCCAGAATAGACATTGAATTCTTTGTGATTAGATTTGATTTAGCAACACCTCTTCGAGTTCCCTACCTTCCCGAAAACGAGCGATGGGGAAATACTTTTGATATCAAAAGCAGAACATGGAGAAGAGAAAATCTCATTTTCAACTTTGCAATTGGCTATCCTTTTTAG
- the aceK gene encoding bifunctional isocitrate dehydrogenase kinase/phosphatase, producing the protein MRHSKAIDYTVQTITLGFENYIDEFNKLTQLAAVYFAQRNWKLMHENHRNRLRLYKDFVQQCRNALEEQLQTKVSDLEFWHKSKQQYSDQISKRKDKELAETFFNSVIRKTKPNLAIDEKLMFVHEGYDSCDIHSTENLYHTYPSAWGLQKIIKRLLADFDFGVKYMNQEEDIIFLENTIKKVILSRYKVDDSTVTQVLKKVFYRNKAAYLIGRTYVGEKWMPFIIPILNGPKGIFIDTMIFDPKVMAHMFSFSRSYFMVEAEIPSQMVSFLNAVISHKQIHELYNAIGFNKHGKTEFYRDFLNHLNQSKDQFVVAEGILGMVMTVFTLPSYNIVFKMIKDHFEPPKNMTRQEVREKYKLVSLHDRVGRMADTHEFEFFRLPLERIHPAMLQELKNTSNSLLLTTEKELIIKHLYTERKMIPLNLYLDECSHEDAKQAVEDYGNCIIQLAQANIFPGDMMIKNFGVTRQKRVIFYDYDEIEFLTDMNFRWKPKAETYEQIYASSPWYDIAKNDVFPEDFKSFMIGRADVKQHFLDYHKELFNPDYWVSIQSQIKAGELLHAFPYSKSIRFRPEESI; encoded by the coding sequence ATGAGGCATTCAAAAGCCATTGACTATACAGTTCAAACTATTACTCTAGGCTTTGAAAATTATATTGATGAATTCAATAAGCTTACCCAACTAGCCGCTGTGTATTTTGCTCAAAGAAATTGGAAATTGATGCACGAAAATCATAGAAATAGGCTGAGATTGTATAAAGATTTTGTTCAGCAATGTAGAAATGCACTTGAAGAACAACTTCAAACAAAGGTCTCCGATTTAGAGTTTTGGCACAAGTCCAAACAACAATACTCAGATCAAATTTCTAAAAGAAAAGATAAAGAATTAGCTGAGACATTTTTCAATTCCGTAATCCGAAAAACAAAACCTAACCTTGCTATTGATGAAAAACTGATGTTTGTACATGAAGGATATGATTCATGTGACATTCACTCAACAGAAAACCTATATCATACCTATCCTTCAGCATGGGGACTTCAAAAAATCATCAAAAGGCTATTAGCGGATTTTGATTTTGGGGTAAAATATATGAATCAAGAAGAAGACATAATATTTCTAGAAAATACAATAAAAAAGGTCATTCTGAGCAGATATAAAGTAGATGATTCCACTGTTACACAAGTATTAAAAAAAGTCTTTTATCGCAACAAAGCTGCTTACCTTATTGGTCGGACTTATGTGGGAGAAAAATGGATGCCGTTTATCATCCCTATCTTGAATGGGCCAAAAGGAATTTTCATAGACACCATGATTTTCGACCCCAAAGTGATGGCTCATATGTTTAGCTTTAGCAGATCATATTTCATGGTAGAAGCTGAGATTCCTTCGCAAATGGTTTCTTTCCTCAATGCTGTCATCAGTCACAAGCAAATACATGAACTCTATAATGCCATAGGATTTAACAAGCATGGAAAGACCGAATTCTATCGGGACTTTCTCAACCACCTCAATCAGAGTAAGGATCAATTTGTAGTGGCCGAAGGTATCTTGGGAATGGTGATGACGGTGTTCACATTGCCTAGTTACAACATTGTGTTTAAGATGATCAAAGATCATTTTGAGCCACCTAAAAATATGACTCGCCAAGAAGTCCGAGAGAAATACAAATTGGTCTCTTTACACGACCGTGTTGGAAGAATGGCAGATACACATGAATTTGAATTTTTCCGATTACCATTGGAAAGAATTCATCCCGCAATGTTACAAGAGTTAAAAAACACCTCTAATTCACTTTTGTTAACTACAGAAAAAGAATTGATTATCAAACATCTATATACCGAAAGGAAGATGATTCCTTTAAACCTTTATTTGGATGAATGTTCCCATGAAGATGCTAAGCAAGCGGTAGAAGATTATGGAAATTGTATCATTCAATTGGCACAAGCTAATATTTTCCCTGGAGATATGATGATCAAAAACTTTGGAGTGACGAGACAAAAAAGGGTGATTTTTTATGATTATGATGAAATAGAATTTTTGACTGATATGAATTTCAGATGGAAACCAAAAGCTGAAACTTACGAACAAATCTACGCTTCAAGCCCTTGGTATGATATTGCTAAAAATGATGTATTTCCCGAAGACTTCAAAAGTTTTATGATTGGAAGAGCAGATGTCAAACAGCACTTTCTAGATTATCACAAAGAGTTATTCAATCCGGATTATTGGGTGTCAATTCAAAGTCAAATCAAAGCCGGTGAGTTGCTCCATGCTTTTCCTTATTCCAAATCTATCCGATTCAGACCAGAAGAAAGTATCTAA
- a CDS encoding DUF819 domain-containing protein, with translation MEEQAPLLTNDAVVFGILMLILALVFATSNSKNPSWQKFYRVVPSILLCYFIPAVLNSFGLISGEFSNLYFMASRYLLPASLVLLTLSIDFKGIIKLGPKALIMFLAGSLGIILGGPMALFVISWVYPEILGGVGPDEVWRGLSTIAGSWIGGGANQTAMLEIFGASPSLFSQMIAVDVLVANVWMAVLLYWAAKPGVIDKLFKADSSAIHELQDKVEKYREGILKIPSTSDTMRILGVGFGVTALAHFIADNIAPFIGENYPQLSQYSLDSTFFWIVVIATTGGLILSFTRAREMEGAGASRLGSVMLYVLVATIGMQMDLMAIFDNPILFLIGIIWMFFHVIIMLIVAYFIKAPFFFVAVGSQANVGGAASAPIVASAFNPALAPVGVLMAVLGYAVGTYGALLCGYLLQWIHNL, from the coding sequence ATGGAAGAGCAAGCTCCTTTACTGACCAATGATGCTGTAGTTTTTGGCATTTTAATGTTAATTCTAGCCTTGGTTTTCGCTACATCCAATAGTAAAAACCCTTCTTGGCAAAAGTTCTATCGTGTAGTCCCCTCTATTTTACTTTGCTATTTTATCCCAGCAGTTTTGAATTCCTTCGGATTGATTTCCGGTGAGTTTTCAAATTTGTATTTTATGGCATCCAGATATTTGCTTCCAGCTTCTTTGGTACTTTTGACATTGAGTATTGACTTCAAAGGAATCATTAAGCTTGGGCCAAAAGCTTTAATAATGTTTTTAGCAGGGTCTCTAGGGATCATTTTGGGCGGCCCTATGGCTTTGTTTGTTATTTCATGGGTTTATCCAGAGATTCTTGGTGGAGTAGGTCCAGATGAAGTCTGGAGAGGTCTTTCCACTATTGCAGGGAGCTGGATTGGTGGTGGTGCGAATCAAACTGCTATGTTAGAGATTTTTGGTGCTAGTCCTTCCTTATTTTCACAAATGATTGCAGTAGATGTATTGGTGGCTAACGTTTGGATGGCTGTTTTACTTTATTGGGCAGCAAAACCTGGAGTAATAGATAAGTTATTTAAAGCAGATAGTTCAGCAATACACGAACTACAAGACAAAGTAGAGAAATACAGAGAAGGTATTTTGAAAATTCCATCAACTTCTGATACGATGAGAATTTTAGGAGTTGGGTTTGGAGTAACTGCATTAGCTCATTTTATAGCAGATAATATTGCGCCGTTCATTGGAGAAAATTATCCTCAGCTAAGTCAATATTCATTGGATTCAACTTTCTTTTGGATTGTAGTAATTGCAACTACAGGTGGTTTGATACTATCATTTACACGAGCACGGGAGATGGAGGGGGCAGGAGCTTCTCGATTAGGATCAGTAATGCTCTATGTACTTGTGGCAACTATTGGCATGCAGATGGATTTGATGGCTATTTTTGATAATCCAATTTTATTTTTGATCGGAATTATCTGGATGTTCTTCCATGTGATCATCATGCTTATTGTTGCTTATTTCATTAAAGCACCATTCTTCTTTGTAGCTGTTGGTTCTCAAGCAAATGTTGGCGGCGCTGCTTCCGCACCTATTGTAGCTTCAGCATTTAATCCAGCACTTGCTCCAGTTGGGGTATTGATGGCAGTTTTGGGCTATGCTGTAGGGACTTACGGGGCATTACTATGCGGTTACTTACTTCAATGGATTCACAATTTGTAA
- a CDS encoding NUDIX hydrolase — protein MEFDEIIKKLEKILSLPLPGKLGQVIMAPKPIDEARFAELKPLNPRKGAVLMLFYPDESGTLVPFIKRPDYDGTHGGQIAFPGGKWEASDKDLSQTALRETEEEIGLDQSKINLLGKLSDLFIPPSNFLVSPFIGFVEEKPTFIPDPFEVERIISCPIEKLMDKNIRKEGEILVRKKHKLRAPYFDIEEQMVWGATAMMLGEFMYLWENN, from the coding sequence ATGGAGTTTGACGAAATCATAAAAAAATTAGAAAAAATACTCAGTTTACCGCTTCCGGGGAAATTAGGGCAGGTCATTATGGCTCCAAAGCCTATTGATGAAGCTCGTTTTGCTGAGTTGAAACCACTTAATCCCAGAAAGGGGGCAGTTCTTATGCTTTTTTATCCAGATGAGAGTGGAACACTTGTTCCTTTTATCAAAAGACCAGATTATGACGGTACTCACGGAGGACAGATTGCTTTTCCAGGAGGGAAATGGGAAGCCTCGGATAAAGATTTGAGTCAAACAGCCCTGAGAGAGACTGAAGAAGAAATTGGTTTAGATCAGAGTAAGATTAATTTATTAGGTAAACTTTCAGATTTATTTATTCCTCCAAGCAACTTTTTGGTGTCTCCTTTTATAGGTTTTGTAGAAGAAAAACCAACTTTTATTCCTGACCCTTTTGAAGTAGAGCGGATTATTTCCTGTCCTATCGAAAAGTTAATGGATAAGAATATCAGAAAGGAAGGAGAAATTTTGGTGAGAAAAAAGCATAAATTACGAGCTCCTTATTTTGATATTGAGGAACAAATGGTTTGGGGTGCTACTGCTATGATGTTAGGAGAATTTATGTACCTATGGGAAAATAACTAG